The Micropterus dolomieu isolate WLL.071019.BEF.003 ecotype Adirondacks linkage group LG22, ASM2129224v1, whole genome shotgun sequence genome contains a region encoding:
- the lrrc56 gene encoding leucine-rich repeat-containing protein 56 isoform X2, whose amino-acid sequence MSCCHGSVPREVRPGTARVLVTELSGSDHINPSPATKPCEDSETTVELYLAPEKLELLCGTRDLSHVTSLEICVDTQENTLGNFGAYLPNLMQLKMNNSMILSVRDLGTALSHLQVLWMSRCSLQDLDGISTFSSLKELYVAYNDVSDLSQVGMLENLQLLDLEGNDVDDLVQVQYLGLCGKLQTLTLEGNPVCLRPNPTAMQMADYSYRAAVRELVPQLCYLDDVRVEEDRLSCSSTMGEDWAILRNSIRDGNTSQAATEDEETVESAYSRPVSARRPASSLSCVWPLSSSGSRPHTGSRPGSRPSSADSDLTTVEAETSILTHGAGKILFCGNPVQAIRARREKLRTAPTRSTFTPCDLPIHVPEHTFDLEEPDVRERGDVFAELRAWRQQHSWRLQAIETERLPQVLAIQHSDEGQGEDDDDEEGFGGQSNGSSDDEHGEEKHGDSLDTASPDSSFQSLSPDTPLSPSAPLSVTAATGNRKLPGIRARRLRLSKTSSEDVPDFSSSDLTLQRFQRLAKTDVPLLPLPAHIPHPPPTSALGEGHMDSCAEMDLPSVQSGNKHLQTPHMFKPLDRPAITRPHTARAALQKHHQHHRLQSCRGSSHPD is encoded by the exons ATGAGTTGCTGCCACGGGTCTGTACCCCGGGAGGTCCGGCCTGGTACAGCACGGGTCCTAGTGACAGAGCTGAGTGGATCAGATCACATCAACCCAAGTCCTGCCACGAAACCCTGTGAGGACTCTGAAACAACAGTGGAGCTTTACCTTGCTCCAGAGAAACTG GAATTGCTGTGTGGAACTCGGGACCTCTCTCACGTGACCTCACTGGAGATCTGCGTAGacacacaagaaaacacattGGGTAACTTTG GTGCCTACTTGCCCAATCTGATGCAGCTCAAAATGAACAACAGCATGATTTTGTCAGTAAG AGACCTAGGAACCGCCCTTTCCCACCTGCAGGTGCTATGGATGTCTCGCTGCTCCCTACAAGACCTAGATGGCATTTCTACTTTCTCCTCCCTCAAG gaGTTATATGTGGCCTATAACGATGTGTCGGACCTGAGTCAGGTTGGCATGCTTGAGAACCTGCAGCTGTTAGATCTGGAAGGGAATGATGTGGATGACCTAGTCCAGGTTCAGTATCTCGGGTTGTGTGGCAAACTCCAGACACTCACCCTGGAGGGAAACCCTGTGTGTTTGCGCCCAAACCCCACTGCCATGCAG ATGGCAGACTATAGTTATCGGGCTGCAGTGAGGGAGCTGGTCCCTCAGCTGTGTTACCTAGACGATGTAAGGGTGGAGGAGGACagactgagctgcagcagtacCATGGGAGAAGATTGGGCCATTCTCCGAAACTCCATCAGAGACGGCAACACCTCTCAGGCAGCCACTGAAgatg AAGAAACAGTAGAAAGTGCTTACAGCAGACCCGTCTCAGCCAGGCGCCCTGCTTCCAGCCTCTCTTGTGTCTGGCCCCTCTCGTCATCAGGCTCCAGACCCCACACTGGCTCCAGACCCGGATCCAGACCTAGTTCTGCAGATTCAGACTTAACAACAGTAGAAGCAGAAACCAGCATCCTGACCCATG GAGCTGGCAAGATCTTGTTCTGTGGAAATCCAGTCCAGGCTATTCGAGCAAGGAGAGAAAAGTTGAGG ACAGCACCCACCAGGTCTACTTTCACCCCCTGTGACCTGCCCATCCATGTACCCGAACACACATTCGACCTTGAGGAGCCTGATGTTAGAGAACGCGGAGATGTGTTTGCTGAGCTTAGAGCTTGGAGGCAGCAGCACAGCTG GCGTCTCCAGGCCATAGAGACAGAAAGATTACCACAGGTCCTGGCTATTCAGCATAGTGATGAAGGACAAggggaagatgatgatgatgaagaaggaTTTGGGGGTCAAAGTAATGGCAGTAGTGATGACGAACATGGTGAGGAGAAGCATGGTGACAGCCTAGATACTGCCTCACCAGATTCCTCTTTCCAGTCTCTTTCTCCAG ACACCCCACTATCCCCTTCTGCCCCTCTCAGTGTCACAGCAGCTACTGGTAATCGCAAACTACCAGGGATCCGTGCACGTAGGCTTCGACTCAGCAAGACCAGTTCAGAAGATGTACCTGATTTCAGCAGTTCAGACCTGACTCTCCAGAGGTTCCAGCGATTGGCCAAGACTGATGTGCCTCTGTTGCCCCTGCCTGCACACATACCCCACCCGCCTCCAACGAGTGCCCTGGGAGAAGGACACATGGATTCATG TGCAGAGATGGACTTACCCAGCGTACAGTCTGGCAACAAGCATCTACAAACTCCTCACATGTTCAAACCCCTGGACAGGCCAGCGATTACTCGTCCTCACACAGCCAGGGCAGCTCTGCAGAAACATCACCAGCACCACAGACTCCAGTCCTGCAGAGGGAGCTCACACCCCGACTGA
- the lrrc56 gene encoding leucine-rich repeat-containing protein 56 isoform X1, producing MSCCHGSVPREVRPGTARVLVTELSGSDHINPSPATKPCEDSETTVELYLAPEKLELLCGTRDLSHVTSLEICVDTQENTLGNFGAYLPNLMQLKMNNSMILSVRDLGTALSHLQVLWMSRCSLQDLDGISTFSSLKELYVAYNDVSDLSQVGMLENLQLLDLEGNDVDDLVQVQYLGLCGKLQTLTLEGNPVCLRPNPTAMQMADYSYRAAVRELVPQLCYLDDVRVEEDRLSCSSTMGEDWAILRNSIRDGNTSQAATEDEETVESAYSRPVSARRPASSLSCVWPLSSSGSRPHTGSRPGSRPSSADSDLTTVEAETSILTHGAGKILFCGNPVQAIRARREKLRTAPTRSTFTPCDLPIHVPEHTFDLEEPDVRERGDVFAELRAWRQQHSWRLQAIETERLPQVLAIQHSDEGQGEDDDDEEGFGGQSNGSSDDEHGEEKHGDSLDTASPDSSFQSLSPDLHHRQALSPDMARLSLSPDTPLSPSAPLSVTAATGNRKLPGIRARRLRLSKTSSEDVPDFSSSDLTLQRFQRLAKTDVPLLPLPAHIPHPPPTSALGEGHMDSCAEMDLPSVQSGNKHLQTPHMFKPLDRPAITRPHTARAALQKHHQHHRLQSCRGSSHPD from the exons ATGAGTTGCTGCCACGGGTCTGTACCCCGGGAGGTCCGGCCTGGTACAGCACGGGTCCTAGTGACAGAGCTGAGTGGATCAGATCACATCAACCCAAGTCCTGCCACGAAACCCTGTGAGGACTCTGAAACAACAGTGGAGCTTTACCTTGCTCCAGAGAAACTG GAATTGCTGTGTGGAACTCGGGACCTCTCTCACGTGACCTCACTGGAGATCTGCGTAGacacacaagaaaacacattGGGTAACTTTG GTGCCTACTTGCCCAATCTGATGCAGCTCAAAATGAACAACAGCATGATTTTGTCAGTAAG AGACCTAGGAACCGCCCTTTCCCACCTGCAGGTGCTATGGATGTCTCGCTGCTCCCTACAAGACCTAGATGGCATTTCTACTTTCTCCTCCCTCAAG gaGTTATATGTGGCCTATAACGATGTGTCGGACCTGAGTCAGGTTGGCATGCTTGAGAACCTGCAGCTGTTAGATCTGGAAGGGAATGATGTGGATGACCTAGTCCAGGTTCAGTATCTCGGGTTGTGTGGCAAACTCCAGACACTCACCCTGGAGGGAAACCCTGTGTGTTTGCGCCCAAACCCCACTGCCATGCAG ATGGCAGACTATAGTTATCGGGCTGCAGTGAGGGAGCTGGTCCCTCAGCTGTGTTACCTAGACGATGTAAGGGTGGAGGAGGACagactgagctgcagcagtacCATGGGAGAAGATTGGGCCATTCTCCGAAACTCCATCAGAGACGGCAACACCTCTCAGGCAGCCACTGAAgatg AAGAAACAGTAGAAAGTGCTTACAGCAGACCCGTCTCAGCCAGGCGCCCTGCTTCCAGCCTCTCTTGTGTCTGGCCCCTCTCGTCATCAGGCTCCAGACCCCACACTGGCTCCAGACCCGGATCCAGACCTAGTTCTGCAGATTCAGACTTAACAACAGTAGAAGCAGAAACCAGCATCCTGACCCATG GAGCTGGCAAGATCTTGTTCTGTGGAAATCCAGTCCAGGCTATTCGAGCAAGGAGAGAAAAGTTGAGG ACAGCACCCACCAGGTCTACTTTCACCCCCTGTGACCTGCCCATCCATGTACCCGAACACACATTCGACCTTGAGGAGCCTGATGTTAGAGAACGCGGAGATGTGTTTGCTGAGCTTAGAGCTTGGAGGCAGCAGCACAGCTG GCGTCTCCAGGCCATAGAGACAGAAAGATTACCACAGGTCCTGGCTATTCAGCATAGTGATGAAGGACAAggggaagatgatgatgatgaagaaggaTTTGGGGGTCAAAGTAATGGCAGTAGTGATGACGAACATGGTGAGGAGAAGCATGGTGACAGCCTAGATACTGCCTCACCAGATTCCTCTTTCCAGTCTCTTTCTCCAG acCTGCATCACAGACAGGCCTTATCCCCTGACATGGCTCGATTGTCCCTATCCCCAGACACCCCACTATCCCCTTCTGCCCCTCTCAGTGTCACAGCAGCTACTGGTAATCGCAAACTACCAGGGATCCGTGCACGTAGGCTTCGACTCAGCAAGACCAGTTCAGAAGATGTACCTGATTTCAGCAGTTCAGACCTGACTCTCCAGAGGTTCCAGCGATTGGCCAAGACTGATGTGCCTCTGTTGCCCCTGCCTGCACACATACCCCACCCGCCTCCAACGAGTGCCCTGGGAGAAGGACACATGGATTCATG TGCAGAGATGGACTTACCCAGCGTACAGTCTGGCAACAAGCATCTACAAACTCCTCACATGTTCAAACCCCTGGACAGGCCAGCGATTACTCGTCCTCACACAGCCAGGGCAGCTCTGCAGAAACATCACCAGCACCACAGACTCCAGTCCTGCAGAGGGAGCTCACACCCCGACTGA